Proteins from one Brevibacillus humidisoli genomic window:
- a CDS encoding MFS transporter gives MPAEALKWISIPYGLGEIIGGIATFALASKIAPQHFLMFGLLVNGAGIILAGLSTELWLTMVAQFVIALLQPAIFVGNSALVMQYTDKDFIGRVMGIRTPLMTGAMLLMMSVAGVLKSTLSLTIVYVLAGFCFFAGYLLMIPLFRSKGKGKQSTAS, from the coding sequence TTGCCCGCAGAGGCTTTGAAATGGATTAGCATACCCTATGGTTTGGGTGAGATTATCGGAGGAATCGCAACCTTTGCTCTGGCTTCCAAAATCGCCCCGCAACATTTCCTGATGTTTGGCTTACTCGTCAACGGGGCTGGGATCATCTTGGCAGGACTGTCTACTGAGTTATGGCTAACCATGGTGGCACAATTCGTCATTGCCCTTCTGCAGCCCGCCATTTTTGTAGGGAATAGCGCCTTGGTGATGCAGTACACCGACAAAGACTTTATCGGTCGGGTCATGGGAATCCGCACTCCGCTTATGACAGGAGCGATGCTCCTGATGATGAGTGTTGCAGGTGTGTTGAAAAGTACGCTTTCTCTCACGATTGTGTACGTATTAGCAGGATTCTGTTTTTTTGCTGGATATCTACTGATGATTCCGCTCTTCCGAAGCAAAGGAAAAGGGAAGCAGTCCACAGCATCATGA
- a CDS encoding MerR family transcriptional regulator has product MTIKTLHHYHRIGLLLPSKISEAGYRLYGTKELERLQEILFYKELGFPLEQIRKILEHRSDRLSILSQQEELLVTRKQRMETIIQTLRKSIAYLKEGQEMDHKEMFKGFENEEEWNKALSEQNQHLQETYGMESLEVAPTDVQDMNEQAVEMVRSITDVMVFTFIRISPPCTLV; this is encoded by the coding sequence GTGACGATCAAAACACTCCATCATTATCATCGGATCGGTCTCCTCTTACCGAGCAAGATCAGCGAAGCCGGATACCGGTTGTATGGAACGAAAGAATTGGAACGTTTGCAAGAGATTCTATTTTACAAGGAATTGGGGTTTCCTTTAGAACAGATTAGAAAAATACTGGAACATCGTTCGGACCGACTCTCCATTCTTTCGCAGCAGGAGGAGTTGCTTGTTACCCGCAAACAAAGGATGGAAACAATCATTCAAACGTTGCGTAAATCCATTGCTTATTTGAAGGAAGGGCAAGAGATGGATCACAAGGAAATGTTCAAAGGGTTTGAGAACGAGGAAGAGTGGAACAAAGCGCTGAGCGAACAAAACCAGCATTTGCAGGAAACATACGGGATGGAGTCTCTTGAGGTGGCCCCAACGGATGTTCAAGACATGAATGAGCAAGCGGTTGAAATGGTCAGAAGCATAACTGATGTGATGGTTTTTACCTTCATCAGAATCTCCCCTCCTTGTACACTTGTCTAA
- a CDS encoding AAA family ATPase: MYLRSLEILRDEQTDLDRYPFSIPAVKRLDRLSFRSNVTFFVGENGSGKSTLLEAIAYQCGFHTAGGGRNNYYDVDSSHAALGEHIRLSWLPKITNGFFMRAETFYHFASHLDTLGGDSLRFYGGRSLHEQSHGEAFLALFRHRFGKKAIYLLDEPEAALSPARQLALLQTIKELENNAQFIIATHSPILLGYPNAQLLNFDVQPVQEIRYEETMHYILTRRFLENRKTVLRELFDQ; the protein is encoded by the coding sequence ATGTATTTACGCAGTCTTGAGATTTTGCGAGATGAACAGACGGACCTGGATCGCTACCCGTTTTCCATCCCTGCAGTGAAACGTTTGGATCGCCTTTCGTTTCGTTCCAATGTTACTTTTTTTGTCGGGGAGAACGGTTCGGGCAAATCGACGCTGCTGGAAGCAATCGCTTATCAATGCGGCTTTCATACGGCGGGGGGAGGGAGGAATAACTACTATGATGTTGACTCCTCCCATGCCGCGCTGGGTGAACATATCCGGCTCTCCTGGCTGCCCAAGATCACCAATGGTTTTTTTATGAGAGCAGAGACGTTTTACCATTTTGCGTCCCATCTGGACACCTTGGGTGGCGATAGCTTACGGTTTTATGGCGGGCGTTCTCTGCATGAGCAATCGCATGGCGAAGCCTTTCTGGCGCTGTTTCGCCATCGCTTTGGGAAAAAGGCAATCTATCTGCTGGATGAGCCCGAGGCGGCCCTTTCCCCGGCGCGGCAGTTGGCGCTGCTGCAAACCATCAAAGAGCTGGAAAACAATGCTCAGTTTATCATTGCTACGCATTCGCCGATCTTGCTCGGGTATCCAAATGCACAGCTGCTCAACTTTGATGTGCAGCCGGTGCAGGAGATTCGCTATGAAGAAACGATGCATTACATCCTTACGAGACGTTTTCTCGAAAATAGGAAAACGGTCTTGCGCGAGTTGTTTGATCAGTAA
- a CDS encoding galactokinase, producing the protein MGLLEQHFGSCSGEVRVFFAPGRVNLIGDHTDYSGGYVLPAALDCGTWVAIRQREDGRFRFISTNFDDQVECSAAELAYRTEDGWANYPKGVIWHLRERGVELSGGDLLFHGNIPNGAGLSSSASITMATAFSVRSLTGVDLSLMELIRLSQQVENEYLGVNCGIMDQFAVGMGRSGHGLLLRCKTLDYRYVPLTLGDYRIVIVNSNKRRELAASKYNERRAECEAGFRMIQPHLSEADHLGSVSVDQWREVSRHISSETIRRRLEHVIYENERVLRSTEALESGDPIAFGRYMQESHESLSRLYEVTGTELDVLVEEALRVKGCIGARMTGAGFGGCTVNLVHEAHLDTFCRQVNKRFRERTGRTPAFYCWQTGDGVREIIQGVEACPFW; encoded by the coding sequence ATGGGGCTGTTGGAACAACATTTTGGCTCCTGCAGTGGTGAGGTACGCGTTTTTTTTGCCCCAGGCCGGGTCAATCTGATCGGGGATCATACGGATTACAGCGGCGGATATGTGCTTCCCGCTGCGCTTGATTGCGGTACCTGGGTAGCGATTCGGCAACGTGAGGATGGTCGTTTTCGCTTCATTTCCACCAACTTTGACGATCAGGTGGAGTGCTCGGCCGCCGAACTGGCCTACCGCACAGAAGATGGATGGGCCAACTATCCCAAGGGGGTGATCTGGCACCTCCGAGAGCGGGGAGTTGAGTTGTCTGGGGGAGATCTCCTCTTTCATGGCAATATCCCCAATGGAGCGGGCCTCTCCTCATCTGCGTCGATCACGATGGCGACTGCATTTTCTGTCCGCTCGTTGACCGGGGTTGATCTGTCGCTGATGGAGCTGATCAGGCTGAGCCAGCAGGTGGAAAATGAATACCTGGGTGTGAACTGCGGGATTATGGATCAGTTCGCTGTCGGGATGGGTCGGTCCGGGCATGGACTCCTGCTGCGCTGCAAGACACTGGACTACCGTTATGTGCCCCTCACGCTGGGAGATTACCGGATCGTGATTGTCAACAGCAACAAACGGCGGGAACTTGCCGCATCCAAGTACAACGAGCGGCGGGCGGAGTGTGAGGCAGGGTTTCGTATGATCCAGCCCCACCTGTCAGAAGCAGATCACCTGGGCAGTGTATCGGTTGACCAATGGCGAGAGGTGTCTCGTCATATCTCGTCAGAGACGATCCGCAGACGGCTGGAGCATGTAATATATGAGAATGAGCGGGTGCTGCGCTCGACGGAAGCGCTGGAGAGCGGCGATCCGATCGCTTTTGGCCGATATATGCAAGAGTCTCACGAATCTCTCTCCCGTCTCTACGAGGTTACAGGAACGGAGTTGGATGTGCTGGTTGAGGAGGCGCTGCGCGTAAAGGGATGCATCGGGGCGCGGATGACAGGTGCCGGATTTGGCGGTTGTACGGTCAATCTGGTTCACGAGGCACACCTTGACACATTCTGTCGGCAGGTGAACAAGCGCTTCCGGGAGCGAACAGGGCGTACCCCGGCGTTTTATTGCTGGCAGACAGGTGACGGTGTTAGAGAGATTATTCAGGGGGTGGAGGCATGTCCGTTCTGGTAA
- the galE gene encoding UDP-glucose 4-epimerase GalE, with translation MSVLVTGGAGYIGSHTVAELLTRGEEVVVLDSLQTGHRGAVLVEYYYQGDVRDTDLLQRVFTDHEIEAVIHFAASSLVGESVTDPLKYYDNNVVAVQRLLAAMNRHGVKQIVFSSTAATYGEPLRTPIEEEDPTEPTSPYGETKLAIEKMLAWCDRAYGIKSVSLRYFNAAGAHPDGWIGEDHQPETHLIPIILQVALGQREHVAIFGDDYPTEDGTCIRDYIHVMDLAQAHYLALQRLRSSGESGIYNLGNGTGFSVKQVIEKCREVTGHPIPSVVSPRRPGDPAVLIASSQKAKRELGWTPRYADLGTIIESAWNWHRRHPLGFGGGTGGSR, from the coding sequence ATGTCCGTTCTGGTAACCGGAGGCGCAGGGTACATCGGCAGCCATACGGTAGCCGAATTACTAACCCGCGGTGAAGAGGTTGTGGTGCTGGACAGCTTGCAGACCGGCCATCGTGGTGCGGTGCTGGTGGAATACTACTATCAGGGTGACGTCCGCGATACGGATCTATTGCAGCGGGTTTTTACCGACCATGAGATTGAAGCCGTTATTCACTTCGCAGCAAGTTCGCTGGTGGGCGAGTCGGTGACGGACCCGCTCAAATACTACGACAATAATGTAGTAGCTGTGCAGCGGCTGTTGGCGGCGATGAACCGGCACGGGGTGAAGCAGATCGTTTTCTCTTCCACGGCGGCTACTTACGGTGAACCGCTACGTACGCCGATCGAGGAGGAGGACCCTACGGAACCGACCAGTCCGTACGGCGAGACCAAGCTGGCGATTGAAAAGATGCTGGCCTGGTGCGACCGGGCGTACGGGATCAAATCCGTCTCGCTGCGGTATTTCAACGCGGCGGGAGCCCATCCCGACGGATGGATCGGTGAGGATCACCAACCGGAAACCCATCTGATTCCGATCATCCTGCAGGTGGCGTTGGGGCAGCGGGAGCATGTCGCTATTTTTGGCGATGATTATCCCACTGAGGATGGGACGTGTATTCGCGATTACATCCATGTGATGGATCTGGCGCAGGCGCATTATCTGGCTCTGCAGCGTCTCCGTTCATCAGGCGAGAGCGGCATCTACAACCTGGGCAACGGCACAGGTTTTTCTGTGAAACAGGTGATTGAGAAGTGCAGGGAGGTTACCGGCCATCCGATCCCGAGCGTTGTCTCGCCGCGTCGTCCCGGCGATCCGGCTGTGCTGATCGCTTCTTCGCAAAAGGCAAAACGGGAGTTGGGCTGGACACCGCGTTACGCCGATTTGGGCACGATCATCGAGAGCGCCTGGAACTGGCATCGTCGTCATCCGCTCGGATTTGGCGGCGGGACGGGAGGCAGCCGATGA